In the Neospora caninum Liverpool complete genome, chromosome Ia genome, one interval contains:
- a CDS encoding srs domain-containing protein — MELLSDRYLISPNSRRTCGSWSSSRVSFVCILLFLVAGIDSWNLQLHGGTIVSGATAASGRSASRTVESICKNGAENETTCTCAASVPKGHDTSVLTGSRPEESTESSPKTAELVFSGPTNTLTLICEGGGTPVPNPATSPSDKVCPSSAEIDKCSKNQDSGNNPVSITTLLTGENADLIKWVDNKATHNKKSYSLTIPGVNLPLTDKAFSVGCLTNGDASTVACKVTVNLVKLSQTTGDTVECAYGATSNAYRQQVTLSPTQNTLTLVCGKDSAILPTAYQTIFCSAGNAQESCSDTYQSIMPQYEEDWWTLSPSESGTYHLEIPSDMFPEEEKRIVVGCKYTQSASGPGQRDEGEVAAKNRICNVDVTIAASKSAASDAIVPSVMFSGLSSVVMLGVGFPFLN, encoded by the coding sequence ATGGAGCTGCTTTCTGACAGGTATCTCATTAGTCCCAACAGTCGCCGCACGTGCGGGTCCTGGTCGAGCAGCCGAGTGTCATTTGTTTGCATTTTGTTGTTTCTTGTTGCTGGAATCGATTCTTGGAACCTGCAGCTGCACGGAGGCACCATCGTTTCCGGGGCAACAGCAGCGAGTGGGCGGAGCGCTAGCCGGACTGTAGAGAGTATCTGCAAAAATGgggcagaaaacgaaacgacGTGTACCTGCGCTGCAAGTGTCCCTAAAGGCCATGATACTTCTGTATTGACTGGAAGCAGACCTGAAGAATCCACCGAATCATCTCCAAAAACCGCCGAGTTGGTGTTTTCTGGACCAACGAACACGTTGACTCTCATATGCGAGGGGGGGGGAACGCCGGTTCCCAACCCTGCTACCTCTCCTTCAGACAAAGTCTGCCCCTCGTCTGCCGAAATTGATAAATGCAGCAAAAACCAGGACAGTGGGAACAATCCAGTTAGCATCACAACTCTACTCACTGGAGAAAATGCTGACCTAATCAAGTGGGTCGACAACAAAGCCACCCATAATAAAAAGTCGTATTCCCTAACAATTCCTGGTGTCAACCTTCCTCTCACTGACAAAGCATTTTCTGTCGGTTGTTTAACAAACGGCGATGCTTCGACGGTGGCGTGTAAAGTGACAGTGAACCTCGTCAAACTTTCTCAGACAACCGGAGACACCGTCGAATGTGCATACGGAGCTACCAGCAACGCCTACCGACAGCAAGTGACGCTGTCGCCGACACAAAACACCCTGACTCTCGTTTGCGGCAAGGACAGCGCCATCCTGCCTACAGCCTACCAAACAATCTTCTGTTCCGCCGGAAATGCGCAAGAATCTTGTTCTGATACCTACCAAAGCATCATGCCGCAGTATGAAGAGGACTGGTGGACGTTGTCTCCGTCGGAAAGCGGTACGTATCATCTCGAGATTCCTTCAGATATGTTTCctgaggaggagaagaggatcGTCGTAGGGTGCAAATATACACAGTCGGCCTCTGGACCAGGCCAACGGGATGAGGGGGAGGTAGCGGCTAAAAACAGGATTTGTAATGTCGACGTGACTATCGCGGCAAGCAAGAGTGCGGCATCAGATGCGATAGTCCCGTCTGTGATGTTCTCCGGACTGTCTAGTGTG
- a CDS encoding srs domain-containing protein produces the protein MELLSDRYLRYLSNRRSFGSGSRCRASFACTLMFLLVVFDYADMKREAGVFVSGVLAATGQSSEATAESICQSDGENTTICTCADSQTIVSGLSAGAANSLKEASLTFSGPTNKLTLICEGKHVPDYSTTGKGKVCPANADLNKCGNNGSPPANQPISLADLLRGENAASINWVGDTASSDNKSFSLTVPGNNLPLSDKAFSVGCMKTNPNSNVSCKVTVNLVKLSETTGNTVECAYGATSNASRQQVTLSPTQNTLTLICGNDSDILPTDYRTHFCSTGNAQESCAETYESIIPQYEDSWWTTSSPENGTYKLAIPSDMFPEEEKRIVVGCKYAQSKAGKADGGGETTTSICNVDVTISASTSAASDASVPSVKCMALSTAVVLGAGFLFLN, from the coding sequence ATGGAGCTGCTTAGCGATAGATATCTCCGTTATCTCAGCAATCGCCGCAGCTTTGGGTCAGGATCGAGATGCAGAGCGTCGTTTGCTTGTACCTTgatgtttcttctcgtcgtATTCGATTATGCGGACatgaaaagagaggcaggcgttTTTGTTTCCGGGGTACTGGCAGCGACTGGGCAGAGTTCCGAGGCGACTGCAGAGAGTATCTGCCAATCTGATGGTGAAAACACAACGATTTGTACATGCGCCGACAGTCAGACGATAGTTTCTGGATTATCTGCCGGAGCCGCCAACTCTCTAAAAGAGGCCTCCTTAACGTTTTCGGGACCAACAAACAAGTTGACTCTTATCTGCGAGGGAAAACATGTTCCTGACTACAGTACTACTGGAAAGGGCAAAGTCTGTCCTGCGAATGCGGACCTGAACAAATGCGGAAATAATGGCTCACCACCCGCAAACCAGCCAATCAGCCTCGCAGATCTGCTCCGCGGCGAAAATGCTGCCTCAATCAATTGGGTCGGCGACACCGCCTCCAGTGACAACAAATCGTTTTCCCTAACAGTTCCGGGTAACaaccttcctctctccgacaAGGCCTTCTCCGTTGGATGCATGAAAACAAACCCCAACTCCAATGTGTCCTGTAAAGTGACAGTCAATCTCGTCAAACTGTCTGAAACAACGGGGAACACCGTCGAATGCGCTTACGGAGCTACCAGCAACGCCAGCCGACAGCAAGTGACGCTGTCGCCGACACAAAACACCCTCACTCTCATTTGTGGCAATGATAGCGACATCCTGCCTACAGACTACCGAACGCACTTCTGTTCCACCGGAAATGCGCAAGAATCCTGTGCCGAAACCTACGAGAGTATCATTCCGCAGTACGAAGACAGCTGGTGGACGACGTCGTCGCCAGAAAATGGCACGTACAAGCTGGCGATTCCGTCAGACATGTTTcccgaggaggagaagaggatcGTCGTAGGGTGCAAATATGCACAGTCGAAAGCTGGAAAAGCCGACGGTGGCGGTGAGACCACGACCAGCATCTGCAATGTCGACGTGACTATCTCTGCAAGCACGAGTGCAGCATCAGATGCGAGTGTTCCTTCTGTGAAGTGCATGGCATTGTCTACTGCTGTTGTATTGGGTGCCGGATTTCTTTTTCTGAATTAG